The genomic window GATGAGTTGAAAAAAATGGGTGTGAAGATGATTAACTTCACCGCTGACGGAGAAATTCTGACCCGAAGGGATGCTTTTGAGATAATGGAGTATGCAAAAAAACTCCGTTTTCTGTTTTCTTTGAATACGAACGGCATAAACCTCGAAAACTCTGTCGACCGAATAATTGAACTAAACCCGTTTCAGGTGCAGGTATCGCTCGATACGGTCAGTGATGAAGCATATGAAAG from Candidatus Aegiribacteria sp. includes these protein-coding regions:
- a CDS encoding radical SAM protein; the protein is MIISEIANQALIPLSFRMGKTILPPAIASLFLTKKCNSRCTICEYWKIKDFSDELTKEKWFRTIDELKKMGVKMINFTADGEILTRRDAFEIMEYAKKLRFLFSLNTNGINLENSVDRIIELNPFQVQVSLDTVSDEAYE